From the Winogradskyella forsetii genome, the window GGAATTAAGCATACCATGAATAAGTACTGCCCTGTTACCAAACCGTAGATGGTGATGCCTGCCAAAAGAACCATTAGTATTACTTTGTATTTATACTGCATCTTGCAAAAATAGACATTTTGAACGGTGTTACAAATAAAATCAACTTGCGAAAACTGTCACAAAACATTGCTTTATAATTCTACCGATGCGATAATTTGCACCTTTGAATGCGCTTATTGCAAGGATTGTGTAGCGCTATTAAAAAAGGTTTGTCCGAATTGTGGAGGTGGATTTGAGAAACGACCATTGAGACCATTACATCTTTTAGAAAAATTTCCTGTTTCAAATGTTATAATACACCATCCAGTAGATATCAGAGCGCCTCTTCAAAAGCTTGATTATGAATAGTTTTACAGTTATTTTTCCTACATTTTATCAATTTTAAAACCTGCTGTTTATCGAAAAAATAAACAGTCCAGTTCAAATAATCCATTCAAAATTACGGTTTGTCGATTTTATAAGAATGCTCGCATGATAAATCCGATATTGAGGTCATCCCTCTAAATAATAGCACAAAAATTACTGATTAATAGCCCTGAATTAGTATGAACGCTTAAACATTATTTATTATGGATTTACAAATTACAAGTTACAACAATCGTTTTCAGATTAAAGGGACATTAAACAAAATGAACCTCAAAACGTTTAATTCGCATTTCGCTAACATCTTTGATAAGTTAGATGATATTTTAGTGGATATCGAACAGGTGAACAGTATTGACAGAGCTGGTGTAATGGCTTTGGCTAGACTTCATAATGAATCCATCACAAAATCAAAAAAACTATCGATTATAGGTTTGGGCTGCAAAGAACTTTATCAGCATTTTAAGTCTGAAGAAGTAAAAGCACCAAAGCAAACTATGATTGCCACTAACACAATCGTAGCAGCTTAACTCATACATTCTACCTTAATAAAGTGTTTCCAAGGCATTTATGGTGATAGATAGATGTTTCGGATACACTTTGTTTTTTAGTGAAACTCCAACTTAAAATAATCACGAATTGATTTATTTAAATTAGTTAGTTGAACCACGCCTGATGCTTGGAGGGCTAATCTTGTTTTTAGAACAAGATCTTATGATTTTAAATCATATTTTAGTTTCAAATTTCGTGATAATATCAGCAAGACATATCAGCGACTATTTTCCACTCGCCATTAATTTTCTTAAAAATAATGATGAACACACCATTGGCATTTCCAATTGAGCGTTTGAGATGATATGCTCCCATAACCCAATAATTATTGCCTTCAATTTTTGAGATATCGTTAATTACAAATTTCAGTGTGCCACTTTCTGCTTTCGTGGGATAGCCTTTTTTATAATTCGCTAACGTTTTTTCCCAACCTTTGGTAAGTCCACTGCTTCCATAGAATTTTAGTGCTTCACTTTTCCAATAGCCTTGCATAAAGCCTTCTAAATCGTGATTATTCCAAGCGATTTCTTGGTCGTTCATTACTTTTTGGATGGCTGTTTGGGCAGTTTCAAATGTGTCCTCTTGCGTATTTTGATGGGATCCACAGCTGAATAATAGAATGAGGAAATTGAAGTAAATTGTTTTCATTACAGATAGGTTTTGGTGTCCTAAAAGTAATGACTTCATTTTAAAAAATAAGTAATTTAGTGTTAGACCTTTCAGGTTTTCAAAACCTGACAGGTCTAATGCATTTAAAGCATACTTTTCTGCTTCTCCAAAAAAGCATCAGCTTGAAGTTGCATCAACTCACGAGCCTTTTTGCGTTTGTAATTCATCACGTCTTCTTCGTCAGCAATTTCGGTATAGACTTTATTATTGATCTCGTTATCGGTTTTTAGAAGCAGTTTCCGTTCTGCTACTTTTTGCATGGTCCAAGTTTGAATAGTGGTTTCTTGGTCTTGTAATCTGTAATCGAATTCACCCTTTGGCGATAACAGTTTTGCAATTATTGGAGAGGTTTCTATAGCTAAAAACAATAAGAATATAAAGAATGATGGTAACCAAGGTAATGTGCCCAAAGCTGTAATACGAGCCATTAAACCATCAAAGTTATCTATGATGGGTTGCGATTCGGCTACATTGGTCGTGTAATCGCCTTGAAGAGTTGCAATTTGGGTTTCCAGGGCGTCAATTTTAGCGTTGTTGTCGGTTTTTAATTGTTGCAATTCGGCTAAGCCAGCATCATGTTTGTCACGTTTTTCTTTATAAACAGGTCCTTTGCCTAAAAGTTTAGTGCCTGCTGTACCTTCCGCTTCAGAAATGTATGTATCATATAGGGCATTAACTTCAGTTTCTTTGAGATCTATTTGAGATCGTAATCCTAAAATCTCACTTTCGAGTTCGGTAATTTTTGGATTAAACTGTTCTGCGATTTGATTTTGGTTGGCTAAGGTCAATTCATTTTTTTGCTCTAATAACACCTGATTGATTTCCTTTTCAAAAATCTTAAGTTCTAAA encodes:
- a CDS encoding DUF1272 domain-containing protein, which translates into the protein MLQIKSTCENCHKTLLYNSTDAIICTFECAYCKDCVALLKKVCPNCGGGFEKRPLRPLHLLEKFPVSNVIIHHPVDIRAPLQKLDYE
- a CDS encoding YybH family protein; amino-acid sequence: MKTIYFNFLILLFSCGSHQNTQEDTFETAQTAIQKVMNDQEIAWNNHDLEGFMQGYWKSEALKFYGSSGLTKGWEKTLANYKKGYPTKAESGTLKFVINDISKIEGNNYWVMGAYHLKRSIGNANGVFIIIFKKINGEWKIVADMSC
- a CDS encoding STAS domain-containing protein, with protein sequence MDLQITSYNNRFQIKGTLNKMNLKTFNSHFANIFDKLDDILVDIEQVNSIDRAGVMALARLHNESITKSKKLSIIGLGCKELYQHFKSEEVKAPKQTMIATNTIVAA
- a CDS encoding DUF4407 domain-containing protein, translated to MLKQFFILCSGADTDILNDCSIGEQNKYAGIGATVFFTAVMATIAASYALFTVFDNLYSSIFFGLIWGLLIFNLDRYIVSTIKKRDNVIDEILQATPRILLAVIIAVVISKPLELKIFEKEINQVLLEQKNELTLANQNQIAEQFNPKITELESEILGLRSQIDLKETEVNALYDTYISEAEGTAGTKLLGKGPVYKEKRDKHDAGLAELQQLKTDNNAKIDALETQIATLQGDYTTNVAESQPIIDNFDGLMARITALGTLPWLPSFFIFLLFLAIETSPIIAKLLSPKGEFDYRLQDQETTIQTWTMQKVAERKLLLKTDNEINNKVYTEIADEEDVMNYKRKKARELMQLQADAFLEKQKSML